In the Malania oleifera isolate guangnan ecotype guangnan chromosome 1, ASM2987363v1, whole genome shotgun sequence genome, one interval contains:
- the LOC131157791 gene encoding uncharacterized protein LOC131157791 isoform X2: MRSADAELIVKLPASSGKERRSMKISQLQWSTGCAMVGLWHACIGIRLMMASIGFINRMMMAHPLITSQTHPSSSSSSSSLSSSGDGASFAWTAMNMINTHLTMFLAITALLAALVFVVEPIGWKKKMKKKKINNGPAVSSPTPSLIASEDDVQRKNAMITEDDDDELMRENQTVGMSSNPSPSPVLCGILSSWYVCVGGCLWVAAQPHVSWGGVNFVVTIFLVTTTISAAVACCGVALIGAPKKIHYSPASYAGGQCSFSVGDFNLLCRSGSLVLSIV, translated from the exons ATGCGTTCTGCAG ACGCGGAGTTGATCGTCAAGTTGCCGGCATCATCAGGGAAGGAAAGGAGATCGATGAAGATTAGTCAGTTGCAATGGAGCACAGGGTGCGCAATGGTGGGCCTGTGGCACGCCTGCATCGGCATCCGTCTGATGATGGCCAGTATAGGGTTTATTAATCGAATGATGATGGCGCATCCTCTAATTACCTCCCAAACTCacccatcatcatcatcatcatcatcatcattgtcaTCCTCTGGTGATGGTGCATCATTTGCATGGACCGCCATGAACATGATCAACACTCACCTTACCATGTTCTTGGCCATCACCGCCCTCCTCGCAGCACTCGTGTTTGTGGTGGAACCCATCGgatggaagaagaagatgaagaagaagaagatcaatAATGGCCCAGCTGTTTCATCCCCCACTCCTTCCCTCATTG CTTCTGAGGATGACGTACAGCGGAAGAACGCGATGATAAcggaggatgatgatgatgaattgATGAGAGAGAATCAAACAGTGGGGATGAGTAGTAATCCGTCGCCCTCGCCGGTCTTATGTGGAATCCTATCGAGCTGGTACGTGTGCGTGGGCGGGTGCCTGTGGGTGGCGGCTCAACCCCACGTCTCGTGGGGTGGTGTGAACTTCGTGGTTACTATCTTTCTGGTCACCACCACCATCTCCGCCGCAGTTGCATGCTGCGGCGTCGCCCTTATCGGCGCACCCAAAAAGATTCACTATTCGCCTGCGTCCTATGCCGGCGGCCAATGTAGTTTTTCTGTGGGAGATTTTAATTTGTTGTGTAGAAGTGGAAGCCTAGTCCTTTCGATTGTGTAG
- the LOC131157791 gene encoding uncharacterized protein LOC131157791 isoform X1: MRSADAELIVKLPASSGKERRSMKISQLQWSTGCAMVGLWHACIGIRLMMASIGFINRMMMAHPLITSQTHPSSSSSSSSLSSSGDGASFAWTAMNMINTHLTMFLAITALLAALVFVVEPIGWKKKMKKKKINNGPAVSSPTPSLIVYLMRAASEDDVQRKNAMITEDDDDELMRENQTVGMSSNPSPSPVLCGILSSWYVCVGGCLWVAAQPHVSWGGVNFVVTIFLVTTTISAAVACCGVALIGAPKKIHYSPASYAGGQCSFSVGDFNLLCRSGSLVLSIV; this comes from the exons ATGCGTTCTGCAG ACGCGGAGTTGATCGTCAAGTTGCCGGCATCATCAGGGAAGGAAAGGAGATCGATGAAGATTAGTCAGTTGCAATGGAGCACAGGGTGCGCAATGGTGGGCCTGTGGCACGCCTGCATCGGCATCCGTCTGATGATGGCCAGTATAGGGTTTATTAATCGAATGATGATGGCGCATCCTCTAATTACCTCCCAAACTCacccatcatcatcatcatcatcatcatcattgtcaTCCTCTGGTGATGGTGCATCATTTGCATGGACCGCCATGAACATGATCAACACTCACCTTACCATGTTCTTGGCCATCACCGCCCTCCTCGCAGCACTCGTGTTTGTGGTGGAACCCATCGgatggaagaagaagatgaagaagaagaagatcaatAATGGCCCAGCTGTTTCATCCCCCACTCCTTCCCTCATTG tatatTTAATGAGAGCAGCTTCTGAGGATGACGTACAGCGGAAGAACGCGATGATAAcggaggatgatgatgatgaattgATGAGAGAGAATCAAACAGTGGGGATGAGTAGTAATCCGTCGCCCTCGCCGGTCTTATGTGGAATCCTATCGAGCTGGTACGTGTGCGTGGGCGGGTGCCTGTGGGTGGCGGCTCAACCCCACGTCTCGTGGGGTGGTGTGAACTTCGTGGTTACTATCTTTCTGGTCACCACCACCATCTCCGCCGCAGTTGCATGCTGCGGCGTCGCCCTTATCGGCGCACCCAAAAAGATTCACTATTCGCCTGCGTCCTATGCCGGCGGCCAATGTAGTTTTTCTGTGGGAGATTTTAATTTGTTGTGTAGAAGTGGAAGCCTAGTCCTTTCGATTGTGTAG